A DNA window from Vigna unguiculata cultivar IT97K-499-35 chromosome 10, ASM411807v1, whole genome shotgun sequence contains the following coding sequences:
- the LOC114167152 gene encoding uncharacterized protein LOC114167152 isoform X2, whose protein sequence is MEVELEPRVKPLPFKVKATSRESPSQKALHVLDTDLRTHWSSATNTKEWILLELDEPCLLSHIRIYNKSVLEWEIAVGLRYKPETFQKVRPRCEAPRRDMTYPTNYTPCRYVRISCLRGNPIAIFFVQLIGVSVPGLEAEFQPVVNYLLPHILSHKQDPHDTHLQLLQDVTSRLLVFLPQLETDLSSFPDNPESNLRFLAMLAGPLYPILHVVNERTNSKPPGNISDLDVSKSSQLSPILTVSSNFEPRRSRSASPLILSPYRAIVFRPDAIFVLLRKAYKYSELGSVCRMASKIMHKLINPDTDHDISNPQDEVTSLLEDKLNLELSNPFTLVDYSNLFGDEFRMPDEQWDFSYLNVLDMGVVEEGILHVLYSCASQPVLCSKLAERSSDFWAALPLIQALLPALRPWVSNSFDVVDDTFSQWKQPIVQQALSQIVATATSATYRTLVHACAGYLSSYSPSHARAACVLIDLCSGVLAPWMTQVIAKVDLALELLEDLLGIIQDAHNSLVRARAALKYIVLALSGHMDDILGKYKEVKHKILFLVEMLDPFLDPAIAVSKSKIAFGDLASSFPEKQEQNCTIALNIIRTAVRKPAVLPSLESEWRNGSVAPSVLLSILEPHMFLPPDVDLCKSVLRPTDHETASISPLSSGINGGGTFSKSIGQDDSDGKTDVSETTGKSDSAEDRSLLFSPPELQSMTLTNFSNVPKQNSSISSIGDMNLESKNVAEKHSTDHFLTNILDAGLGFEYFNLQADYFQLLNYNDSELRASEFRRLALDLHSQSDVTNESHDAAIDALLLAAECHVNPYFISSIGASSKLTDLLNINECKTVQPRDKVKVKRTYGKNKPNLETIAHIERKRDKLVFQILLEAAELDRKYNLRVSGGEIGPYSAEGFDEKIIKLSPLDVQYADALTLVRQNQALLCNFLIQRLQGDQISMHEILLQSLVYFLHTGTKLYCPPEHVIDIIIKYAEDLNRLLASFHHQLKESNLYLTQERMKGVERRWLLLQRLVIAASGVGEEQSFGNNIQNNYLCGNLIPSSAWMQRISHFSGSLYPLVRFLGWMAISRNAKQYLKDHIFLAFDLSQLTYLLSIFADDLAVVDDVVSKKYEEVKVEDSQVGNSSAKREFERGNQCDEERSFCAIYPELWKFFPNMKRQFKSFGEAILEAVGLQLRSVSSTLVPDVLCWFSELCLWPFSFVSSIGSDQLKGYNAKNARAIILYILEAIIAEHMEAMVPEAAKLVQVLVSLSSSTYCDVSFLDSVLRLLKPILSYSLSKISHDENLLDGDSCLNFEELCFNTLLMKIKQKSEVGHNSEDNGYNTALAIFILASIFPDLSIRYRREFLQSLLNLANFTAFAPTTSFFDYLSAFQCVMDNCKLLLVNNLKEFGVVPLQLPPYPHANGDGLSEDNLKPNSWFLSDVCLIVYESDVHNVDSNNSIADVGHCDLPSDYLEGFCKDIEGLISKLNPAIERCWNLHHQISRKLSIASAECFVFSKCLTSVSQKFHKAEDDQNSSTKSSDMFTLHWRIGLQGLCELAVMLQENSCWEVSCLMLDCLLGVPYSFCLDGVVGMICSTIKNVSCCAPKMSWRLQSDKWLTSLIARGIYNSQESEVPLIDLFCTLLVHAEPEQRIIAVKHLGILLGQCTNGERAVMNSKICSDFIPNKLVLSIPDYVLSRLVSSTWDEVVVLASSDLSLHLRVHAMALLSNYIPFAERHHLQSFLVAADGICCLCNAQPSQDGPILQLSLTLIAYACLYSPAEDISLIPQNLWENIETLGSTKHDGKLGDLEKRTCQVLCRLRDEGEEAKEALKEVLSSNSSKQYDPDFANTRESINQVLGNLTAVHSYFDLFSQKIEQDDMELEEAELELDIIRKEHSFPGRMEDSEELNQIPANKKDVSRLRQIKECIRSLEKSKLKEDIVARRQKKLLMRHARQKHLEEAALREAELLQELDRERTVEMEKELERQRLLEIERAKTKELRHNLDMEKERQTQRELQREIEQAESGLRPSRRDFSSSTHSSRPRDRFRERENGRSGNEGSTRAGSRTFTGQLPTILQSRDRQDDTGSMYEENIDGSKDSGDTSSIGDPELVSAFEGPSAGYGSQRHGSRGSKSRQVGERRDRDSRREGKWERKHS, encoded by the exons ATGGAAGTGGAGTTGGAGCCTCGCGTGAAGCCGCTTCCGTTCAAGGTGAAAGCCACGTCGCGAGAATCGCCGTCGCAGAAAGCCCTCCACGTCCTCGACACCGACCTCCGCACTCACTGGTCCTCCGCCACCAACACCAAGGAGTGGATTCTTCTAGAACTCGAT GAGCCTTGCCTGTTGTCGCATATACGGATTTATAACAAGTCTGTACTTGAGTGGGAAATTGCGGTTGGCTTACGTTACAAG CCAGAGACATTCCAGAAAGTTCGCCCACGATGTGAAGCACCTAGACGCGACATGACCTACCCTACAAATTACACTCCATGCCGATATGTGAGGATATCTTGTTTGCGTGGAAATCCCATTGCCATTTTCTTTGTTCAG TTAATAGGAGTTTCTGTGCCTGGTCTTGAGGCTGAATTTCAACCAGTTGTTAATTATTTGCTACCTCATATTTTATCTCACAAACAGGATCCTCATGATACTCATCTCCAG TTGTTGCAAGATGTGACCAGTCGGTTGCTTGTATTTCTTCCACAATTAGAG ACAGATCTTTCCAGCTTTCCAGATAATCCTGAATCTAACCTACGATTTCTTGCCATGCTTGCTGGTCCTCTTTATCCTATTCTTCATGTggtaaatgaaag GACAAATTCAAAACCTCCAGGCAATATTTCTGACCTTGATGTCTCTAAAAGCAGTCAACTGTCACCAATACTAACAGTTTCCTCTAACTTTGAG CCAAGGAGATCACGTAGTGCATCACCTTTAATTTTATCTCCGTACCGTGCCATAGTTTTTAGGCCAGATGCAATTTTTGTACTTCTGAGAAAGGCATATAAATATTCTGAACTGGGCTCTGTTTGTAGAATG GCATCTAAAATTATGCACAAGCTCATAAATCCTGATACTGATCATGATATATCAAACCCTCAAGACGAAGTAACTTCTCTTTtggaagataaattaaatttggaacTGTCTAATCCTTTCACTTTAGTTGATTACTCAAACCTTTTTGGAGACGAATTCCGGATGCCAGATGAGCAGTGGGATTTCAGCTATCTTAATGTACTAGATATGGGGGTGGTAGAAGAAGGGATCTTACATGTCCTTTATTCTTGTGCATCACAG CCTGTTCTTTGCAGCAAGTTGGCAGAGAGATCCTCGGACTTTTGGGCTGCACTGCCACTTATACAAGCTCTGCTGCCAG CTCTGCGCCCATGGGTTAGCAATTCTTTTGATGTTGTTGATGATACATTTTCTCAGTGGAAACAACCTATTGTTCAACAGGCTTTATCTCAG ATTGTTGCTACAGCAACATCAGCCACGTATCGTACGCTGGTTCATGCTTGTGCTGGTTATCTGTCATCCTACTCACCATCTCAT GCTAGGGCTGCTTGTGTACTGATTGATCTGTGTTCTGGTGTGCTAGCGCCATGGATGACTCAGGTGATTGCAAAG GTTGATCTCGCATTGGAGCTTTTGGAGGATCTTTTGGGTATAATCCAG GATGCTCACAATTCACTTGTTCGTGCTCGTGCTGCCTTGAAATATATTGTTCTAGCTTTGTCGGGGCACATGGATGACATACTAGGAAAATATAAG GAAGTTAAACACAAAATCCTCTTTCTTGTTGAGATGTTGGATCCTTTTCTTGATCCTGCAATAGCTGTGTCGAAAAGCAAAATAGCATTTGGAGATTTAGCTTCCTCATTTCCAGAAAAGCAGGAACAGAATTGTACAATTGCTCTAAATATCATCCGTACAGCTGTACGAAAGCCAGCTGTGCTGCCTTCATTGGAATCAGAATGGAGGAATGGATCTGTGGCTCCTAG TGTGCTTCTATCAATATTGGAACCACACATGTTTTTGCCACCTGATGTTGACCTTTGCAAGTCAGTTTTACGACCAACTGATCATGAAACTGCATCTATTTCACCTCTTTCCTCTGGCATTAATGGTGGAGGTACTTTTTCTAAGTCAATTGGTCAAGATGATTCTGATGGAAAAACCGATGTTTCAGAAACAACAGGAAAATCTGATTCTGCTGAAGATCGTAGTCTACTTTTTTCCCCACCCGAACTGCAGAGTATGACCTTGACAAATTTCTCCAATGTTCCTAAGCAAAACAGCTCTATTTCTAGCATTGGGGATATGAACTTGGAATCGAAAAACGTGGCTGAGAAACACTCCACCGATCATTTTCTTACTAATATCTTGGATGCCGGCCTTGGTTTTGAATACTTCAACCTACAGGCAGATTATTTCCAACTTCTGAACTATAATGATTCTGAACTTCGTGCTTCTGAGTTTAGACGCCTGGCTTTAGATTTGCATTCTCAGAGTGATGTCACTAACGAAAGCCATGATGCTGCAATTGATGCTCTGTTGTTAGCCGCAGAATGTCATGTAaatccttattttatttcttctattgGAGCCTCTTCAAAACTTACTGACTTGTTGAATATTAATGAATGTAAAACGGTGCAGCCTCGTGATAAAGTTAAAGTGAAAAGGACTTATGGAAAGAATAAacctaatttagaaactattgCACatatagagagaaaaagagataaaCTTGTTTTTCAGATACTGCTTGAGGCTGCTGAATTGGACAGGAAATATAACTTAAGAGTATCTGGTGGAGAAATTGGTCCTTATTCTGCTGAAGGTTTTGATGAAAAGATTATAAAACTGTCTCCCCTTGATGTCCAGTATGCTGATGCTCTAACCTTGGTTCGACAAAACCAAGCTCTACTATGTAATTTTTTGATCCAACGGTTGCAGGGAGACCAAATCTCAATGCATGAAATTCTCCTGCAGAGTCTTGTGTACTTTTTGCACACTGGCACTAAATTATATTGTCCTCCAGAACATGTGATtgatatcattataaaatatgCTGAAGACTTGAACAGGCTGCTGGCATCTTTTCATCACCAGCTGAAGGAAAGTAATTTGTATTTAACACAGGAAAGAATGAAAGGGGTAGAGCGACGTTGGTTACTGCTACAGAGATTGGTAATCGCCGCAAGTGGAGTAGGTGAAGAGCAAAGTTTTggaaataatatacaaaataattactTGTGTGGAAATTTAATTCCTTCTTCAGCATGGATGCAGAgaatttctcatttttctgGTTCTTTATACCCTTTGGTTAGATTTCTTGGTTGGATGGCAATATCTCGTAATGCAAAACAGTATTTGAAAGACCACATTTTCCTTGCATTTGATCTGTCTCAGCTGACATATTTACTATCCATTTTTGCTGATGACCTAGCTGTAGTTGATGATGTTGTCAGTAAAAAGTATGAAGAGGTAAAAGTTGAAGATTCACAAGTTGGAAACAGTTCTGCTAAAAGAGAGTTTGAACGAGGTAATCAATGTGATGAGGAACGATCCTTTTGTGCAATATATCCGGAGCTCTGGAAGTTCTTTCCTAATATGAAAAGGCAATTCAAATCTTTTGGAGAAGCCATTTTAGAAGCTGTTGGTTTGCAGCTGAGATCTGTTTCTTCCACTCTGGTGCCTGATGTTTTGTGTTGGTTTTCAGAGTTGTGTTTGTGgccattttcttttgtttcttcaatTGGAAGTGATCAATTAAAAGGTTATAATGCTAAGAATGCCAGAGCGATAATCCTTTATATACTTGAAGCTATTATAGCTGAACACATGGAAGCTATGGTTCCTGAAGCTGCCAAGCTAGTTCAAGTGCTTGTGTCACTCTCAAGTTCTACATACTGTGATGTGTCATTTCTTGATTCTGTTTTGCGTTTGTTGAAACCTATCCTTTCTTATTCTTTGTCCAAGATTTCTCATGATGAAAATTTATTGGATGGTGATTCTTGTCTGAACTTTGAGGAATTGTGCTTTAACACTCTtctcatgaaaataaaacaaaagagtgAGGTCGGGCACAATTCTGAAGATAATGGATACAATACAGCATtggctatttttattttggcatCAATCTTTCCTGATTTATCTATTCGATATAGGAGGGAGTTTTTGCAGTCTTTATTAAATCTGGCAAACTTTACTGCTTTTGCCCCAACAACTTCTTTCTTTGATTATCTCAGTGCATTTCAATGTGTTATGGATAATTgcaaattattattagtgaatAACTTAAAAGAATTTGGTGTGGTTCCTCTTCAGCTACCCCCCTATCCTCATGCAAATGGTGATGGACTTTCTGAAGATAACTTAAAACCAAATTCATGGTTTCTTAGTGATGTCTGTCTCATTGTTTATGAGAGTGATGTTCATAATGTAGATAGTAACAACTCTATTGCTGATGTTGGTCATTGTGATTTACCTTCTGATTATTTAGAAGGATTTTGTAAGGACATAGAGGGTCTCATTTCGAAGCTTAATCCAGCTATTGAGCGCTGTTGGAATCTTCATCATCAAATAAGTAGAAAACTATCAATAGCATCAGCTGAATGCTTTGTCTTTTCAAAATGTTTGACATCAGTTTCTCAAAAGTTTCATAAAGCTGAAGATGATCAAAATTCTTCAACTAAGTCATCTGACATGTTCACACTTCATTGGAGAATTGGGCTTCAAGGCCTTTGTGAATTGGCTGTTATGCTTCAAGAAAACAGTTGCTGGGAAGTTTCTTGCTTGATGCTTGATTGTTTACTTGGAGTACCCTATAGCTTTTGTCTGGATGGTGTGGTAGGCATGATCTGTTCCAcaataaaaaatgtttcttGCTGTGCGCCAAAAATGTCTTGGCGTCTGCAGAGTGATAAGTGGTTAACTTCTTTAATTGCTAGAGGCATCTATAACAGTCAAGAAAGTGAAGTTCCTCTAATTGACCTATTTTGTACACTGCTGGTCCATGCCGAACCTGAGCAACGTATTATAGCAGTTAAGCATTTGGGAATACTTCTTGGCCAGTGTACGAATGGAGAAAGAGCTGTGATGAATTCTAAAATTTGCTCTGACTTCATTCCAAATAAGTTAGTTTTATCCATTCCTGATTATGTTTTATCTCGTCTGGTTTCTAGTACTTGGGATGAAGTTGTTGTACTGGCCTCGTCTGATTTATCATTACATTTAAGGGTTCATGCGATGGCACTTCTTTCAAATTACATTCCATTTGCTGAGCGCCATCACTTGCAATCTTTTCTTGTGGCAGCTGATGGCATATGTTGTTTGTGTAATGCACAACCATCTCAAGATGGTCCTATACTGCAACTTTCATTAACGCTTATTGCTTATGCCTGCTTGTACTCACCAGCTGAAGATATTTCTTTGATTCCTCAAAATTTATGGGAAAATATTGAAACTTTGGGGTCTACAAAACATG ATGGCAAGCTCGGAGACCTTGAAAAGAGGACATGTCAAGTCCTGTGTAGATTGAgggatgaaggagaagaagccaaagAG GCCCTGAAAGAAGTGCTTTCTTCAAATTCTTCAAAGCAGTATGACCCAGATTTTGCTAATACACGTGAATCTATTAACCag GTACTTGGCAACTTAACAGCAGTGCACTCATACTTTGATTTATTCTCACAAAAGATCGAGCAAGATGATATG GAGCTTGAGGAGGCTGAATTGGAGCTAGACATCATACGAAAGGAACATTCATTTCCAGGGCGAATGGAGGATTCGGAAGAATTGAATCAGATTCCAG CCAACAAAAAGGATGTGTCAAGGCTTCGGCAAATCAAAGAGTGCATCCGTTCCCT AGAAAAGTCCAAACTTAAAGAAGATATTGTAGCCCGTAGGCAAAAGAAACTACTTATGAGACATGCCCGTCAAAAACATTTGGAAGAAGCGGCTTTACGGGAAGCAGAACTTCTACAAGAACTTGATAG GGAAAGAACAGTTGAAATGGAAAAGGAGCTGGAAAGACAAAGATTGCTAGAAATAGAGCGTGCTAAAACAAAGGAATTGCGTCACAATCTGGACATGGAGAAGGAGAGGCAAACACAG AGAGAACTACAGCGTGAAATAGAGCAAGCAGAATCAGGACTTCGACCTTCTCGGCGTGATTTTTCATCCTCCACTCACAGTAG